The following proteins are encoded in a genomic region of Takifugu rubripes chromosome 9, fTakRub1.2, whole genome shotgun sequence:
- the ap3b2 gene encoding AP-3 complex subunit beta-2 isoform X3, with protein sequence MTPMQKLLQLPVNAVNMVKTVQSQVQGQEEDKSPVLTPDNGQQAWYSALQPDELRHLRSGGTGGGGTGGADPEEQAPLEESGRGGSSSQSQPLRHDDLKEMLDSNKDSLKLEAMKRIVAMIARGKNASDLFPAVVKNVACKNIEVKKLVYVYLVRYAEEQQDLALLSISTFQRGLKDPNQLIRASALRVLSSIRVTIIVPIMMLAIKEAASDMSPYVRKTAAHAIPKLYSLDPEQKDQLIEVIEKLLADKTTLVAGSVVMAFEEVCPERIDLIHKNYRKLCNLLIDVEEWGQVVIINMLTRYARTQFLNPNINESLLEEGSSGDKKFYGSEEDEDEDEDEEEKEKKADALAMAKRKPYVMDPDHRLLLRNTKPLLQSRNAAVVMAVAQLYFHLAPKAEVGVIAKALVRLLRSHSEVQFVVLQNVATMTIKRRGMFEPYLKSFYIRSTDPTQIKVLKLEVLTNLANETNISTILREFQTYIKSMDKDFVAATIQAIGRCATNIGEVRDTCLNGLVQLLSNRDELVVAESVVVIKKLLQMQPEKHSDIIKHMAKLTDNIQVPMARASILWLIGEYCEHVPKIAPDVLRKMAKSFTNEEDIVKLQIINLAAKLYLTNSKQTKLLTQYVLNLAKYDQNYDIRDRARFIRQLIVPTEKSGALSKYAKKLFLALKPAPVLESPFKDRDHFQLGSLSHLLNAKAGGYQELPDWPETAPDPSVRNVEVKESVFALLERVTTLTSVPEWTKCSSREKRKEKKVEKPFYSDSEGESGPTESADSESDSASSSDSGGSSSNESGSGSESGESEDGSESDDEEEEEEDEDEKGKKKKKNELKKPVQESESEQSSEEEERKQERKSKKSKKPKSESESNSEEDEESESDSSPSESEESEAEVKKKKKAAEAKPSSKPVKKEKKEMSLLDLDDFEPAPSPQVTPVNNFLSNSLVTDLEGLSLSDSVLSPATISPSSALKNFELLHRITGEGLSVDYCFSRQPFSPDANMVAVQMQFTNNGAADTKNLHIEDVKLQSGMRVKEFPEIELLPAGETATAVLGIDFCDSTQAANFQLCTHAKKFFVSIQPPVGELMRPVFLTENEFKKEQGQLMGMNEIAEKLTLDAKCRNEHAIVQRVTAAANLSRVPCGSDRECRFAGRTVTSSSLVLVTVATKEEGAAQLTVNCEKMVIGTMLVKDILLALTQ encoded by the exons ATGACTCCGAtgcaaaagctgctgcagctgccggtGAACGCGGTGAACATGGTGAAGACGGTGCAGAGTCAGGTGCAGggccaggaggaggacaagagcCCCGTGCTGACCCCTGACAACGGGCAGCAGGCCTGGTACAGCGCCCTGCAGCCCGACGAGCTACGCCACCTCCGCTCAGGAGGCACCGGGGGCGGCGGCACAGGTGGTGCAGACCCCGAGGAACAAGCACCGCTGGAGGAATCGGGCAGAGGTGGCAGTAGCTCCCAGAGCCAACCGTTACG GCACGATGACTTGAAGGAAATGCTGGACAGCAACAAGGACTCCCTGAAACTGGAGGCAATGAAGCGAATCGTGGCC atgaTTGCCAGAGGTAAAAACGCGTCAGATCTCTTCCCAGCTGTGGTGAAAAACGTGGCCTGCAAAAACATTGAG gtgaAGAAACTGGTCTATGTTTACTTGGTGCGTTATGCCGAAGAGCAGCAAGATCTGGCTCTGCTCTCCATTTCCACATTTCAGCGAGGGTTAAAG GATCCTAATCAGCTAATCAGAGCCAGCGCCCTGCGGGTCCTCTCCAGCATCAGAGTCACCATAATCGTCCCCATAATGATGCTGGCCATCAAAGAGGCCGCGTCTGACATGTCTCCGTACGTCAGGAAAACGGCTGCTCATGCGATCCCCAAACTCTACAG TTTGGATCCAGAACAGAAGGACCAGCTGATTGAAGTCATCGAGAAGCTCCTCGCTGACAAGACCACG TTGGTGGCCGGCAGCGTGGTTATGGCCTTTGAGGAGGTTTGTCCAGAGCGTATTGACCTGATTCACAAGAACTACAGGAAGTTGTGCAACCTGCTGATTGACGTGGAGGAGTGGGGGCAGGTGGTCATCATCAACATGCTGACCCGCTACGCCAGGACACAGTTCCTCAACCCCAACATCAAC GAGTccctgctggaggaggggaGCAGCGGGGACAAGAAGTTCTACGGCTCGGAAGAAGACgaagacgaggacgaggacgaagaagagaaagagaagaaggccGATGCTCTCGCCATGGCCAAGAGGAAGCCCTACGTGATGGACCCAGACCACAGGCTGCTCCTGAGGAACACCAAACCGCTCCTGCAGAGCCGCAACGCAGCT GTTGTGATGGCTGTGGCTCAGCTTTATTTCCATCTTGCTCCTAAAGCAGAGGTCGGGGTGATCGCCAAGGCACTGGTGCGTCTGCTGAGGAGCCACAG TGAGGTTCAGTTTGTGGTGCTTCAGAATGTGGCAACAATGACCATCAAGAGAAGG GGGATGTTTGAACCATATCTGAAGAGTTTCTACATCCGCTCCACAGACCCGACTCAGATAAAAGTCCTGAAG CTGGAGGTTCTCACCAATCTGGCCAATGAGACAAACATCTCCACCATTCTCAGGGAGTTTCAG ACCTACATTAAAAGCATGGATAAAGACTTTGTGGCTGCAACCATCCAAGCCATCGGCCGCTGCGCCACCAACATCGGGGAGGTGAGAGACACGTGTCTGAACGGCCTGGTGCAGCTGCTGTCCAACCGGGACG AACTGGTTGTGGCTGAGTCGGTGGTGGTCATTAAGAAACTGCTGCAGATGCAACCGGAGAAACACAGCGACATCATCAAGCACATGGCGAAGCTGACAGACAACATCCAG GTGCCGATGGCGCGGGCCAGCATCCTGTGGCTGATCGGAGAGTACTGCGAGCACGTGCCTAAGATTGCTCCAGATGTGCTGAGGAAGATGGCGAAGTCTTTCACCAATGAGGAGGACATTGTGAAGCTCCAAATCATAAACCTGGCGGCCAAGCTGTATCTCACCAACTCCAAACAG ACCAAACTGTTGACGCAGTATGTTCTGAACTTGGCCAAGTACGATCAAAACTACGACATCCGCGACCGCGCCCGTTTCATCCGCCAGCTCATCGTGCCCACCGAGAAGAGCGGGGCGCTCAGCAAGTACGCTAAAAAGCTGTTCCTCGCCCTCAAACCTGCACCGGTCCTCGAGTCTCCGTTTAAAG ATCGAGACCACTTCCAGCTGGGTTCACTGTCCCACCTGCTGAATGCAAAGGCCGGCGGCTACCAGGAGCTGCCTGACTGGCCTGAAACCGCTCCAGACCCGTCCGTGCGCAACGTGGAGGTGAAGGAGTCT GTTTTTGCTCTGCTTGAAAGAGTCACAACGTTAACAAGC GTGCCCGAATGGACCAAGTGCAGCAGCCgagaaaagaggaaggagaagaaggtggagaagccGTTTTACTCTGACTCGGAGGGCGAGTCTGGGCCCACGGAGTCTGCAGACAGCG AGTCAGACTCCGCCAGCAGCTCGgacagcggcggcagcagcagcaacgagaGCGGGTCGGGATCAGAGAGCGGAGAGAGCGAGGACGGCTCCGAgtctgatgatgaggaggaggaggaggaggatgaagacgaaaagggcaagaagaagaaaaagaacgaATTAAAGAAGCCGGTTCAAGAAAGCGAAAG TGAGCagagcagtgaggaagaggagcggaagcaggagaggaagagcaaaaagagcaaaaagcCCAAGAGCGAGTCTGAGTCCAACTctgaagaggacgaggagagcGAGTCTGACAGCAGCCCATCGGAATCTGAGGAGTCAGAGGCCGAggtcaaaaagaaaaagaag GCGGCGGAAGCCAAACCTTCATCCAAGCCTgtcaagaaggagaagaaagaaatgtcCCTGCTGGACCTGGATGATT TTGAACCAGCTCCGTCCCCTCAAGTCACACCCGTCAACAATTTCCTGTCCAACAGCCTCGTCACCGACCTGGAGGGACTGTCTCTGTCCGACAGCGTCCTCTCGCCGGCT ACCATCTCGCCGTCCAGCGCGCTGAAGAACTTCGAGCTGCTGCACCGCATCACGGGCGAGGGTCTGTCGGTGGACTACTGCTTCAGCCGACAGCCCTTCAGCCCCGACGCCAACATGGTGGCGGTACAGATGCAGTTCACCAACAACGGCGCCGCCGACACCAAGAACCTGCACATAGAGGACGTGAAGCTTCAGTCAGGGATGAGGGTCAAGGAGTTTCCAGAGATCG AGCTGCTGCCTGCGGGCGAGACGGCCACGGCTGTGCTGGGCATCGATTTCTGCGACTCGACGCAAGCGGCAAACTTCCAGCTGTG cACTCACGCCAAGAAATTCTTTGTGTCGATTCAGCCGCCGGTGGGGGAGCTGATGAGGCCCGTCTTCCTGACAGAGAACGAGTTTAAAAAGGAACAAG GTCAACTGATGGGAATGAATGAGATCGCGGAGAAGCTCACGCTGGACGCCAAGTGTCGTAACGAGCACGCCATCGTCCAGAGAGTGACCGCGGCTGCCAACCTCAGCAGAGTGCCCTGTGGTTCGGACAGAGAGTGCAG GTTCGCAGGCAGGACGGTGACAAGCAGCAGCCTGGTGTTGGTCACCGTGGCGACCAAAGAGGAGGGCGCCGCACAGCTGACCGTCAACTGTGAGAAAATGGTCATCGGCACCATGCTGGTGAAAGACATCCTGCTGGCCTTGACGCAGTGA
- the ap3b2 gene encoding AP-3 complex subunit beta-2 isoform X4 — MTPMQKLLQLPVNAVNMVKTVQSQVQGQEEDKSPVLTPDNGQQAWYSALQPDELRHLRSGGTGGGGTGGADPEEQAPLEESGRGGSSSQSQPLRHDDLKEMLDSNKDSLKLEAMKRIVAMIARGKNASDLFPAVVKNVACKNIEVKKLVYVYLVRYAEEQQDLALLSISTFQRGLKDPNQLIRASALRVLSSIRVTIIVPIMMLAIKEAASDMSPYVRKTAAHAIPKLYSLDPEQKDQLIEVIEKLLADKTTLVAGSVVMAFEEVCPERIDLIHKNYRKLCNLLIDVEEWGQVVIINMLTRYARTQFLNPNINESLLEEGSSGDKKFYGSEEDEDEDEDEEEKEKKADALAMAKRKPYVMDPDHRLLLRNTKPLLQSRNAAVVMAVAQLYFHLAPKAEVGVIAKALVRLLRSHSEVQFVVLQNVATMTIKRRGMFEPYLKSFYIRSTDPTQIKVLKLEVLTNLANETNISTILREFQTYIKSMDKDFVAATIQAIGRCATNIGEVRDTCLNGLVQLLSNRDELVVAESVVVIKKLLQMQPEKHSDIIKHMAKLTDNIQVPMARASILWLIGEYCEHVPKIAPDVLRKMAKSFTNEEDIVKLQIINLAAKLYLTNSKQTKLLTQYVLNLAKYDQNYDIRDRARFIRQLIVPTEKSGALSKYAKKLFLALKPAPVLESPFKDRDHFQLGSLSHLLNAKAGGYQELPDWPETAPDPSVRNVEVKESVPEWTKCSSREKRKEKKVEKPFYSDSEGESGPTESADSESDSASSSDSGGSSSNESGSGSESGESEDGSESDDEEEEEEDEDEKGKKKKKNELKKPVQESESEQSSEEEERKQERKSKKSKKPKSESESNSEEDEESESDSSPSESEESEAEVKKKKKAAEAKPSSKPVKKEKKEMSLLDLDDFEPAPSPQVTPVNNFLSNSLVTDLEGLSLSDSVLSPATISPSSALKNFELLHRITGEGLSVDYCFSRQPFSPDANMVAVQMQFTNNGAADTKNLHIEDVKLQSGMRVKEFPEIELLPAGETATAVLGIDFCDSTQAANFQLCTHAKKFFVSIQPPVGELMRPVFLTENEFKKEQGQLMGMNEIAEKLTLDAKCRNEHAIVQRVTAAANLSRVPCGSDRECSPPVPPPDHPVHRFAGRTVTSSSLVLVTVATKEEGAAQLTVNCEKMVIGTMLVKDILLALTQ, encoded by the exons ATGACTCCGAtgcaaaagctgctgcagctgccggtGAACGCGGTGAACATGGTGAAGACGGTGCAGAGTCAGGTGCAGggccaggaggaggacaagagcCCCGTGCTGACCCCTGACAACGGGCAGCAGGCCTGGTACAGCGCCCTGCAGCCCGACGAGCTACGCCACCTCCGCTCAGGAGGCACCGGGGGCGGCGGCACAGGTGGTGCAGACCCCGAGGAACAAGCACCGCTGGAGGAATCGGGCAGAGGTGGCAGTAGCTCCCAGAGCCAACCGTTACG GCACGATGACTTGAAGGAAATGCTGGACAGCAACAAGGACTCCCTGAAACTGGAGGCAATGAAGCGAATCGTGGCC atgaTTGCCAGAGGTAAAAACGCGTCAGATCTCTTCCCAGCTGTGGTGAAAAACGTGGCCTGCAAAAACATTGAG gtgaAGAAACTGGTCTATGTTTACTTGGTGCGTTATGCCGAAGAGCAGCAAGATCTGGCTCTGCTCTCCATTTCCACATTTCAGCGAGGGTTAAAG GATCCTAATCAGCTAATCAGAGCCAGCGCCCTGCGGGTCCTCTCCAGCATCAGAGTCACCATAATCGTCCCCATAATGATGCTGGCCATCAAAGAGGCCGCGTCTGACATGTCTCCGTACGTCAGGAAAACGGCTGCTCATGCGATCCCCAAACTCTACAG TTTGGATCCAGAACAGAAGGACCAGCTGATTGAAGTCATCGAGAAGCTCCTCGCTGACAAGACCACG TTGGTGGCCGGCAGCGTGGTTATGGCCTTTGAGGAGGTTTGTCCAGAGCGTATTGACCTGATTCACAAGAACTACAGGAAGTTGTGCAACCTGCTGATTGACGTGGAGGAGTGGGGGCAGGTGGTCATCATCAACATGCTGACCCGCTACGCCAGGACACAGTTCCTCAACCCCAACATCAAC GAGTccctgctggaggaggggaGCAGCGGGGACAAGAAGTTCTACGGCTCGGAAGAAGACgaagacgaggacgaggacgaagaagagaaagagaagaaggccGATGCTCTCGCCATGGCCAAGAGGAAGCCCTACGTGATGGACCCAGACCACAGGCTGCTCCTGAGGAACACCAAACCGCTCCTGCAGAGCCGCAACGCAGCT GTTGTGATGGCTGTGGCTCAGCTTTATTTCCATCTTGCTCCTAAAGCAGAGGTCGGGGTGATCGCCAAGGCACTGGTGCGTCTGCTGAGGAGCCACAG TGAGGTTCAGTTTGTGGTGCTTCAGAATGTGGCAACAATGACCATCAAGAGAAGG GGGATGTTTGAACCATATCTGAAGAGTTTCTACATCCGCTCCACAGACCCGACTCAGATAAAAGTCCTGAAG CTGGAGGTTCTCACCAATCTGGCCAATGAGACAAACATCTCCACCATTCTCAGGGAGTTTCAG ACCTACATTAAAAGCATGGATAAAGACTTTGTGGCTGCAACCATCCAAGCCATCGGCCGCTGCGCCACCAACATCGGGGAGGTGAGAGACACGTGTCTGAACGGCCTGGTGCAGCTGCTGTCCAACCGGGACG AACTGGTTGTGGCTGAGTCGGTGGTGGTCATTAAGAAACTGCTGCAGATGCAACCGGAGAAACACAGCGACATCATCAAGCACATGGCGAAGCTGACAGACAACATCCAG GTGCCGATGGCGCGGGCCAGCATCCTGTGGCTGATCGGAGAGTACTGCGAGCACGTGCCTAAGATTGCTCCAGATGTGCTGAGGAAGATGGCGAAGTCTTTCACCAATGAGGAGGACATTGTGAAGCTCCAAATCATAAACCTGGCGGCCAAGCTGTATCTCACCAACTCCAAACAG ACCAAACTGTTGACGCAGTATGTTCTGAACTTGGCCAAGTACGATCAAAACTACGACATCCGCGACCGCGCCCGTTTCATCCGCCAGCTCATCGTGCCCACCGAGAAGAGCGGGGCGCTCAGCAAGTACGCTAAAAAGCTGTTCCTCGCCCTCAAACCTGCACCGGTCCTCGAGTCTCCGTTTAAAG ATCGAGACCACTTCCAGCTGGGTTCACTGTCCCACCTGCTGAATGCAAAGGCCGGCGGCTACCAGGAGCTGCCTGACTGGCCTGAAACCGCTCCAGACCCGTCCGTGCGCAACGTGGAGGTGAAGGAGTCT GTGCCCGAATGGACCAAGTGCAGCAGCCgagaaaagaggaaggagaagaaggtggagaagccGTTTTACTCTGACTCGGAGGGCGAGTCTGGGCCCACGGAGTCTGCAGACAGCG AGTCAGACTCCGCCAGCAGCTCGgacagcggcggcagcagcagcaacgagaGCGGGTCGGGATCAGAGAGCGGAGAGAGCGAGGACGGCTCCGAgtctgatgatgaggaggaggaggaggaggatgaagacgaaaagggcaagaagaagaaaaagaacgaATTAAAGAAGCCGGTTCAAGAAAGCGAAAG TGAGCagagcagtgaggaagaggagcggaagcaggagaggaagagcaaaaagagcaaaaagcCCAAGAGCGAGTCTGAGTCCAACTctgaagaggacgaggagagcGAGTCTGACAGCAGCCCATCGGAATCTGAGGAGTCAGAGGCCGAggtcaaaaagaaaaagaag GCGGCGGAAGCCAAACCTTCATCCAAGCCTgtcaagaaggagaagaaagaaatgtcCCTGCTGGACCTGGATGATT TTGAACCAGCTCCGTCCCCTCAAGTCACACCCGTCAACAATTTCCTGTCCAACAGCCTCGTCACCGACCTGGAGGGACTGTCTCTGTCCGACAGCGTCCTCTCGCCGGCT ACCATCTCGCCGTCCAGCGCGCTGAAGAACTTCGAGCTGCTGCACCGCATCACGGGCGAGGGTCTGTCGGTGGACTACTGCTTCAGCCGACAGCCCTTCAGCCCCGACGCCAACATGGTGGCGGTACAGATGCAGTTCACCAACAACGGCGCCGCCGACACCAAGAACCTGCACATAGAGGACGTGAAGCTTCAGTCAGGGATGAGGGTCAAGGAGTTTCCAGAGATCG AGCTGCTGCCTGCGGGCGAGACGGCCACGGCTGTGCTGGGCATCGATTTCTGCGACTCGACGCAAGCGGCAAACTTCCAGCTGTG cACTCACGCCAAGAAATTCTTTGTGTCGATTCAGCCGCCGGTGGGGGAGCTGATGAGGCCCGTCTTCCTGACAGAGAACGAGTTTAAAAAGGAACAAG GTCAACTGATGGGAATGAATGAGATCGCGGAGAAGCTCACGCTGGACGCCAAGTGTCGTAACGAGCACGCCATCGTCCAGAGAGTGACCGCGGCTGCCAACCTCAGCAGAGTGCCCTGTGGTTCGGACAGAGAGTGCAG tcctcctgtccctcctcctgATCACCCTGTCCACAGGTTCGCAGGCAGGACGGTGACAAGCAGCAGCCTGGTGTTGGTCACCGTGGCGACCAAAGAGGAGGGCGCCGCACAGCTGACCGTCAACTGTGAGAAAATGGTCATCGGCACCATGCTGGTGAAAGACATCCTGCTGGCCTTGACGCAGTGA
- the ap3b2 gene encoding AP-3 complex subunit beta-2 isoform X5, whose protein sequence is MTPMQKLLQLPVNAVNMVKTVQSQVQGQEEDKSPVLTPDNGQQAWYSALQPDELRHLRSGGTGGGGTGGADPEEQAPLEESGRGGSSSQSQPLRHDDLKEMLDSNKDSLKLEAMKRIVAMIARGKNASDLFPAVVKNVACKNIEVKKLVYVYLVRYAEEQQDLALLSISTFQRGLKDPNQLIRASALRVLSSIRVTIIVPIMMLAIKEAASDMSPYVRKTAAHAIPKLYSLDPEQKDQLIEVIEKLLADKTTLVAGSVVMAFEEVCPERIDLIHKNYRKLCNLLIDVEEWGQVVIINMLTRYARTQFLNPNINESLLEEGSSGDKKFYGSEEDEDEDEDEEEKEKKADALAMAKRKPYVMDPDHRLLLRNTKPLLQSRNAAVVMAVAQLYFHLAPKAEVGVIAKALVRLLRSHSEVQFVVLQNVATMTIKRRGMFEPYLKSFYIRSTDPTQIKVLKLEVLTNLANETNISTILREFQTYIKSMDKDFVAATIQAIGRCATNIGEVRDTCLNGLVQLLSNRDELVVAESVVVIKKLLQMQPEKHSDIIKHMAKLTDNIQVPMARASILWLIGEYCEHVPKIAPDVLRKMAKSFTNEEDIVKLQIINLAAKLYLTNSKQTKLLTQYVLNLAKYDQNYDIRDRARFIRQLIVPTEKSGALSKYAKKLFLALKPAPVLESPFKDRDHFQLGSLSHLLNAKAGGYQELPDWPETAPDPSVRNVEVPEWTKCSSREKRKEKKVEKPFYSDSEGESGPTESADSESDSASSSDSGGSSSNESGSGSESGESEDGSESDDEEEEEEDEDEKGKKKKKNELKKPVQESESEQSSEEEERKQERKSKKSKKPKSESESNSEEDEESESDSSPSESEESEAEVKKKKKAAEAKPSSKPVKKEKKEMSLLDLDDFEPAPSPQVTPVNNFLSNSLVTDLEGLSLSDSVLSPATISPSSALKNFELLHRITGEGLSVDYCFSRQPFSPDANMVAVQMQFTNNGAADTKNLHIEDVKLQSGMRVKEFPEIELLPAGETATAVLGIDFCDSTQAANFQLCTHAKKFFVSIQPPVGELMRPVFLTENEFKKEQGQLMGMNEIAEKLTLDAKCRNEHAIVQRVTAAANLSRVPCGSDRECSPPVPPPDHPVHRFAGRTVTSSSLVLVTVATKEEGAAQLTVNCEKMVIGTMLVKDILLALTQ, encoded by the exons ATGACTCCGAtgcaaaagctgctgcagctgccggtGAACGCGGTGAACATGGTGAAGACGGTGCAGAGTCAGGTGCAGggccaggaggaggacaagagcCCCGTGCTGACCCCTGACAACGGGCAGCAGGCCTGGTACAGCGCCCTGCAGCCCGACGAGCTACGCCACCTCCGCTCAGGAGGCACCGGGGGCGGCGGCACAGGTGGTGCAGACCCCGAGGAACAAGCACCGCTGGAGGAATCGGGCAGAGGTGGCAGTAGCTCCCAGAGCCAACCGTTACG GCACGATGACTTGAAGGAAATGCTGGACAGCAACAAGGACTCCCTGAAACTGGAGGCAATGAAGCGAATCGTGGCC atgaTTGCCAGAGGTAAAAACGCGTCAGATCTCTTCCCAGCTGTGGTGAAAAACGTGGCCTGCAAAAACATTGAG gtgaAGAAACTGGTCTATGTTTACTTGGTGCGTTATGCCGAAGAGCAGCAAGATCTGGCTCTGCTCTCCATTTCCACATTTCAGCGAGGGTTAAAG GATCCTAATCAGCTAATCAGAGCCAGCGCCCTGCGGGTCCTCTCCAGCATCAGAGTCACCATAATCGTCCCCATAATGATGCTGGCCATCAAAGAGGCCGCGTCTGACATGTCTCCGTACGTCAGGAAAACGGCTGCTCATGCGATCCCCAAACTCTACAG TTTGGATCCAGAACAGAAGGACCAGCTGATTGAAGTCATCGAGAAGCTCCTCGCTGACAAGACCACG TTGGTGGCCGGCAGCGTGGTTATGGCCTTTGAGGAGGTTTGTCCAGAGCGTATTGACCTGATTCACAAGAACTACAGGAAGTTGTGCAACCTGCTGATTGACGTGGAGGAGTGGGGGCAGGTGGTCATCATCAACATGCTGACCCGCTACGCCAGGACACAGTTCCTCAACCCCAACATCAAC GAGTccctgctggaggaggggaGCAGCGGGGACAAGAAGTTCTACGGCTCGGAAGAAGACgaagacgaggacgaggacgaagaagagaaagagaagaaggccGATGCTCTCGCCATGGCCAAGAGGAAGCCCTACGTGATGGACCCAGACCACAGGCTGCTCCTGAGGAACACCAAACCGCTCCTGCAGAGCCGCAACGCAGCT GTTGTGATGGCTGTGGCTCAGCTTTATTTCCATCTTGCTCCTAAAGCAGAGGTCGGGGTGATCGCCAAGGCACTGGTGCGTCTGCTGAGGAGCCACAG TGAGGTTCAGTTTGTGGTGCTTCAGAATGTGGCAACAATGACCATCAAGAGAAGG GGGATGTTTGAACCATATCTGAAGAGTTTCTACATCCGCTCCACAGACCCGACTCAGATAAAAGTCCTGAAG CTGGAGGTTCTCACCAATCTGGCCAATGAGACAAACATCTCCACCATTCTCAGGGAGTTTCAG ACCTACATTAAAAGCATGGATAAAGACTTTGTGGCTGCAACCATCCAAGCCATCGGCCGCTGCGCCACCAACATCGGGGAGGTGAGAGACACGTGTCTGAACGGCCTGGTGCAGCTGCTGTCCAACCGGGACG AACTGGTTGTGGCTGAGTCGGTGGTGGTCATTAAGAAACTGCTGCAGATGCAACCGGAGAAACACAGCGACATCATCAAGCACATGGCGAAGCTGACAGACAACATCCAG GTGCCGATGGCGCGGGCCAGCATCCTGTGGCTGATCGGAGAGTACTGCGAGCACGTGCCTAAGATTGCTCCAGATGTGCTGAGGAAGATGGCGAAGTCTTTCACCAATGAGGAGGACATTGTGAAGCTCCAAATCATAAACCTGGCGGCCAAGCTGTATCTCACCAACTCCAAACAG ACCAAACTGTTGACGCAGTATGTTCTGAACTTGGCCAAGTACGATCAAAACTACGACATCCGCGACCGCGCCCGTTTCATCCGCCAGCTCATCGTGCCCACCGAGAAGAGCGGGGCGCTCAGCAAGTACGCTAAAAAGCTGTTCCTCGCCCTCAAACCTGCACCGGTCCTCGAGTCTCCGTTTAAAG ATCGAGACCACTTCCAGCTGGGTTCACTGTCCCACCTGCTGAATGCAAAGGCCGGCGGCTACCAGGAGCTGCCTGACTGGCCTGAAACCGCTCCAGACCCGTCCGTGCGCAACGTGGAG GTGCCCGAATGGACCAAGTGCAGCAGCCgagaaaagaggaaggagaagaaggtggagaagccGTTTTACTCTGACTCGGAGGGCGAGTCTGGGCCCACGGAGTCTGCAGACAGCG AGTCAGACTCCGCCAGCAGCTCGgacagcggcggcagcagcagcaacgagaGCGGGTCGGGATCAGAGAGCGGAGAGAGCGAGGACGGCTCCGAgtctgatgatgaggaggaggaggaggaggatgaagacgaaaagggcaagaagaagaaaaagaacgaATTAAAGAAGCCGGTTCAAGAAAGCGAAAG TGAGCagagcagtgaggaagaggagcggaagcaggagaggaagagcaaaaagagcaaaaagcCCAAGAGCGAGTCTGAGTCCAACTctgaagaggacgaggagagcGAGTCTGACAGCAGCCCATCGGAATCTGAGGAGTCAGAGGCCGAggtcaaaaagaaaaagaag GCGGCGGAAGCCAAACCTTCATCCAAGCCTgtcaagaaggagaagaaagaaatgtcCCTGCTGGACCTGGATGATT TTGAACCAGCTCCGTCCCCTCAAGTCACACCCGTCAACAATTTCCTGTCCAACAGCCTCGTCACCGACCTGGAGGGACTGTCTCTGTCCGACAGCGTCCTCTCGCCGGCT ACCATCTCGCCGTCCAGCGCGCTGAAGAACTTCGAGCTGCTGCACCGCATCACGGGCGAGGGTCTGTCGGTGGACTACTGCTTCAGCCGACAGCCCTTCAGCCCCGACGCCAACATGGTGGCGGTACAGATGCAGTTCACCAACAACGGCGCCGCCGACACCAAGAACCTGCACATAGAGGACGTGAAGCTTCAGTCAGGGATGAGGGTCAAGGAGTTTCCAGAGATCG AGCTGCTGCCTGCGGGCGAGACGGCCACGGCTGTGCTGGGCATCGATTTCTGCGACTCGACGCAAGCGGCAAACTTCCAGCTGTG cACTCACGCCAAGAAATTCTTTGTGTCGATTCAGCCGCCGGTGGGGGAGCTGATGAGGCCCGTCTTCCTGACAGAGAACGAGTTTAAAAAGGAACAAG GTCAACTGATGGGAATGAATGAGATCGCGGAGAAGCTCACGCTGGACGCCAAGTGTCGTAACGAGCACGCCATCGTCCAGAGAGTGACCGCGGCTGCCAACCTCAGCAGAGTGCCCTGTGGTTCGGACAGAGAGTGCAG tcctcctgtccctcctcctgATCACCCTGTCCACAGGTTCGCAGGCAGGACGGTGACAAGCAGCAGCCTGGTGTTGGTCACCGTGGCGACCAAAGAGGAGGGCGCCGCACAGCTGACCGTCAACTGTGAGAAAATGGTCATCGGCACCATGCTGGTGAAAGACATCCTGCTGGCCTTGACGCAGTGA